The following proteins are co-located in the Mus pahari chromosome 14, PAHARI_EIJ_v1.1, whole genome shotgun sequence genome:
- the Septin4 gene encoding septin-4 isoform X6, with amino-acid sequence MDHSLGWQGNSVPEEAGIKHFLEDSSDDAELSKFVKDFPGSEPYHSAESKTRVARPQILEPRPQSPDLCDDDVEFRGSLWPQTSDSQQYFSAPAPLSPSARPRSPWGKLDPYDSSEDDKEYVGFATLPNQVHRKSVKKGFDFTLMVAGESGLGKSTLVNSLFLTDLYRDRKLLGAEERIMQTVEITKHAVDIEEKGVRLRLTIVDTPGFGDAVNNTECWKPVAEYIDQQFEQYFRDESGLNRKNIQDNRVHCCLYFISPFGHGLRPLDVEFMKALHQRVNIVPILAKADTLTPPEVDRKKCKIREEIEHFGIKIYQFPDCDSDEDEDFKLQDQALKESIPFAVIGSNTVVEARGRRVRGRLYPWGIVEVENPSHCDFVKLRTMLVRTHMQDLKDVTRETHYENYRAQCIQSMTRLVVKERNRNKLTRESGTDFPIPAVPPGTDPETEKLIREKDEELRRMQEMLHKIQRQMKETH; translated from the exons ATGGACCATTCACTGGGATGGCAAGGGAACTCTGTCCCCGAGGAAGCTGGG ATCAAGCACTTCCTGGAGGACAGCAGTGATGATGCTGAGCTGAGCAAGTTCGTGAAGGATTTCCCAGGAAGCGAACCCTACCACTCAGCGGAGTCCAAGACAAGGGTGGCCAGGCCCCAGATCTTGGAGCCAAGGCCCCAGAGCCCAGACCTCTGTGATGATGACGTGGAGTTTAGAGGCTCCTTGTGGCCCCAGACCTCTGACAGTCAGCAGTACTTCAGTGCCCCAGCCCCTCTCAGCCCTTCCGCCAGGCCCCGCAGTCCATGGGGCAAGCTTGATCCTTATGATTCCTCTGAG GATGACAAGGAGTATGTGGGCTTTGCAACCCTCCCCAATCAAGTCCACAGGAAGTCTGTGAAGAAAGGCTTCGACTTCACACTCATGGTGGCAG GAGAATCTGGTCTGGGTAAATCCACTCTTGTCAACAGCCTCTTCCTCACTGATTTGTACCGGGATCGGAAACTGCTCGGCGCTGAAG AGCGGATCATGCAAACCGTGGAGATTACTAAGCATGCGGTGGATATAGAAGAGAAGGGAGTGAGGCTGCGGCTCACCATTGTGGACACTCCGGGGTTTGGGGATGCAGTCAACAACACAGAGTG CTGGAAGCCTGTGGCCGAATACATCGACCAGCAATTTGAGCAGTATTTCCGAGATGAGAGTGGCCTGAATCGCAAGAACATCCAAGACAACAGGGTGCACTGCTGCCTGTACTTCATCTCACCGTTTGGCCATGG GCTCCGGCCATTGGATGTTGAATTCATGAAGGCCCTGCATCAGCGGGTCAACATTGTGCCTATCTTGGCTAAGGCAGACACACTGACGCCTCCTGAAGTGGACCGAAAGAAATGCAAA ATCCGGGAGGAGATTGAGCACTTTGGAATCAAGATCTATCAGTTCCCAGATTGTGATTCAGATGAGGACGAGGACTTCAAATTACAGGACCAAGCCCTAAAG GAAAGCATCCCATTTGCGGTGATTGGCAGCAACACTGTGGTAGAAGCCAGGGGGCGGAGAGTTCGAGGCCGCCTCTACCCGTGGGGCATCGTGGAAG TGGAAAACCCAAGTCACTGCGACTTTGTCAAGCTGAGGACAATGCTGGTGCGTACCCACATGCAGGACCTAAAGGATGTGACCCGAGAGACACACTATGAGAACTACAGGGCACAGTGCATCCAGAGCATGACCCGGCTAGTAGTGAAGGAACGGAATCGCAA cAAACTGACAAGAGAGAGTGGTACTGACTTCCCTATCCCTGCTGTCCCACCAGGGACAGATCCAGAAACTGAGAAGCTAATCCGGGAGAAAGATGAAGAG CTGCGGCGGATGCAGGAGATGCTACACAAAATCCAAAGACAGATGAAGGAGACTCACTAA
- the Septin4 gene encoding septin-4 isoform X7, whose product MDHSLGWQGNSVPEEAGIKHFLEDSSDDAELSKFVKDFPGSEPYHSAESKTRVARPQILEPRPQSPDLCDDDVEFRGSLWPQTSDSQQYFSAPAPLSPSARPRSPWGKLDPYDSSEDDKEYVGFATLPNQVHRKSVKKGFDFTLMVAGESGLGKSTLVNSLFLTDLYRDRKLLGAEERIMQTVEITKHAVDIEEKGVRLRLTIVDTPGFGDAVNNTECWKPVAEYIDQQFEQYFRDESGLNRKNIQDNRVHCCLYFISPFGHGLRPLDVEFMKALHQRVNIVPILAKADTLTPPEVDRKKCKIREEIEHFGIKIYQFPDCDSDEDEDFKLQDQALKESIPFAVIGSNTVVEARGRRVRGRLYPWGIVEVENPSHCDFVKLRTMLVRTHMQDLKDVTRETHYENYRAQCIQSMTRLVVKERNRKDRSRN is encoded by the exons ATGGACCATTCACTGGGATGGCAAGGGAACTCTGTCCCCGAGGAAGCTGGG ATCAAGCACTTCCTGGAGGACAGCAGTGATGATGCTGAGCTGAGCAAGTTCGTGAAGGATTTCCCAGGAAGCGAACCCTACCACTCAGCGGAGTCCAAGACAAGGGTGGCCAGGCCCCAGATCTTGGAGCCAAGGCCCCAGAGCCCAGACCTCTGTGATGATGACGTGGAGTTTAGAGGCTCCTTGTGGCCCCAGACCTCTGACAGTCAGCAGTACTTCAGTGCCCCAGCCCCTCTCAGCCCTTCCGCCAGGCCCCGCAGTCCATGGGGCAAGCTTGATCCTTATGATTCCTCTGAG GATGACAAGGAGTATGTGGGCTTTGCAACCCTCCCCAATCAAGTCCACAGGAAGTCTGTGAAGAAAGGCTTCGACTTCACACTCATGGTGGCAG GAGAATCTGGTCTGGGTAAATCCACTCTTGTCAACAGCCTCTTCCTCACTGATTTGTACCGGGATCGGAAACTGCTCGGCGCTGAAG AGCGGATCATGCAAACCGTGGAGATTACTAAGCATGCGGTGGATATAGAAGAGAAGGGAGTGAGGCTGCGGCTCACCATTGTGGACACTCCGGGGTTTGGGGATGCAGTCAACAACACAGAGTG CTGGAAGCCTGTGGCCGAATACATCGACCAGCAATTTGAGCAGTATTTCCGAGATGAGAGTGGCCTGAATCGCAAGAACATCCAAGACAACAGGGTGCACTGCTGCCTGTACTTCATCTCACCGTTTGGCCATGG GCTCCGGCCATTGGATGTTGAATTCATGAAGGCCCTGCATCAGCGGGTCAACATTGTGCCTATCTTGGCTAAGGCAGACACACTGACGCCTCCTGAAGTGGACCGAAAGAAATGCAAA ATCCGGGAGGAGATTGAGCACTTTGGAATCAAGATCTATCAGTTCCCAGATTGTGATTCAGATGAGGACGAGGACTTCAAATTACAGGACCAAGCCCTAAAG GAAAGCATCCCATTTGCGGTGATTGGCAGCAACACTGTGGTAGAAGCCAGGGGGCGGAGAGTTCGAGGCCGCCTCTACCCGTGGGGCATCGTGGAAG TGGAAAACCCAAGTCACTGCGACTTTGTCAAGCTGAGGACAATGCTGGTGCGTACCCACATGCAGGACCTAAAGGATGTGACCCGAGAGACACACTATGAGAACTACAGGGCACAGTGCATCCAGAGCATGACCCGGCTAGTAGTGAAGGAACGGAATCGCAA GGACAGATCCAGAAACTGA
- the Septin4 gene encoding septin-4 isoform X3, whose amino-acid sequence MIKHFLEDSSDDAELSKFVKDFPGSEPYHSAESKTRVARPQILEPRPQSPDLCDDDVEFRGSLWPQTSDSQQYFSAPAPLSPSARPRSPWGKLDPYDSSEDDKEYVGFATLPNQVHRKSVKKGFDFTLMVAGESGLGKSTLVNSLFLTDLYRDRKLLGAEERIMQTVEITKHAVDIEEKGVRLRLTIVDTPGFGDAVNNTECWKPVAEYIDQQFEQYFRDESGLNRKNIQDNRVHCCLYFISPFGHGLRPLDVEFMKALHQRVNIVPILAKADTLTPPEVDRKKCKIREEIEHFGIKIYQFPDCDSDEDEDFKLQDQALKESIPFAVIGSNTVVEARGRRVRGRLYPWGIVEVENPSHCDFVKLRTMLVRTHMQDLKDVTRETHYENYRAQCIQSMTRLVVKERNRKDRSRN is encoded by the exons ATCAAGCACTTCCTGGAGGACAGCAGTGATGATGCTGAGCTGAGCAAGTTCGTGAAGGATTTCCCAGGAAGCGAACCCTACCACTCAGCGGAGTCCAAGACAAGGGTGGCCAGGCCCCAGATCTTGGAGCCAAGGCCCCAGAGCCCAGACCTCTGTGATGATGACGTGGAGTTTAGAGGCTCCTTGTGGCCCCAGACCTCTGACAGTCAGCAGTACTTCAGTGCCCCAGCCCCTCTCAGCCCTTCCGCCAGGCCCCGCAGTCCATGGGGCAAGCTTGATCCTTATGATTCCTCTGAG GATGACAAGGAGTATGTGGGCTTTGCAACCCTCCCCAATCAAGTCCACAGGAAGTCTGTGAAGAAAGGCTTCGACTTCACACTCATGGTGGCAG GAGAATCTGGTCTGGGTAAATCCACTCTTGTCAACAGCCTCTTCCTCACTGATTTGTACCGGGATCGGAAACTGCTCGGCGCTGAAG AGCGGATCATGCAAACCGTGGAGATTACTAAGCATGCGGTGGATATAGAAGAGAAGGGAGTGAGGCTGCGGCTCACCATTGTGGACACTCCGGGGTTTGGGGATGCAGTCAACAACACAGAGTG CTGGAAGCCTGTGGCCGAATACATCGACCAGCAATTTGAGCAGTATTTCCGAGATGAGAGTGGCCTGAATCGCAAGAACATCCAAGACAACAGGGTGCACTGCTGCCTGTACTTCATCTCACCGTTTGGCCATGG GCTCCGGCCATTGGATGTTGAATTCATGAAGGCCCTGCATCAGCGGGTCAACATTGTGCCTATCTTGGCTAAGGCAGACACACTGACGCCTCCTGAAGTGGACCGAAAGAAATGCAAA ATCCGGGAGGAGATTGAGCACTTTGGAATCAAGATCTATCAGTTCCCAGATTGTGATTCAGATGAGGACGAGGACTTCAAATTACAGGACCAAGCCCTAAAG GAAAGCATCCCATTTGCGGTGATTGGCAGCAACACTGTGGTAGAAGCCAGGGGGCGGAGAGTTCGAGGCCGCCTCTACCCGTGGGGCATCGTGGAAG TGGAAAACCCAAGTCACTGCGACTTTGTCAAGCTGAGGACAATGCTGGTGCGTACCCACATGCAGGACCTAAAGGATGTGACCCGAGAGACACACTATGAGAACTACAGGGCACAGTGCATCCAGAGCATGACCCGGCTAGTAGTGAAGGAACGGAATCGCAA GGACAGATCCAGAAACTGA
- the Septin4 gene encoding septin-4 isoform X5, translating into MDDKEYVGFATLPNQVHRKSVKKGFDFTLMVAGESGLGKSTLVNSLFLTDLYRDRKLLGAEERIMQTVEITKHAVDIEEKGVRLRLTIVDTPGFGDAVNNTECWKPVAEYIDQQFEQYFRDESGLNRKNIQDNRVHCCLYFISPFGHGLRPLDVEFMKALHQRVNIVPILAKADTLTPPEVDRKKCKIREEIEHFGIKIYQFPDCDSDEDEDFKLQDQALKESIPFAVIGSNTVVEARGRRVRGRLYPWGIVEVENPSHCDFVKLRTMLVRTHMQDLKDVTRETHYENYRAQCIQSMTRLVVKERNRKDRSRN; encoded by the exons GATGACAAGGAGTATGTGGGCTTTGCAACCCTCCCCAATCAAGTCCACAGGAAGTCTGTGAAGAAAGGCTTCGACTTCACACTCATGGTGGCAG GAGAATCTGGTCTGGGTAAATCCACTCTTGTCAACAGCCTCTTCCTCACTGATTTGTACCGGGATCGGAAACTGCTCGGCGCTGAAG AGCGGATCATGCAAACCGTGGAGATTACTAAGCATGCGGTGGATATAGAAGAGAAGGGAGTGAGGCTGCGGCTCACCATTGTGGACACTCCGGGGTTTGGGGATGCAGTCAACAACACAGAGTG CTGGAAGCCTGTGGCCGAATACATCGACCAGCAATTTGAGCAGTATTTCCGAGATGAGAGTGGCCTGAATCGCAAGAACATCCAAGACAACAGGGTGCACTGCTGCCTGTACTTCATCTCACCGTTTGGCCATGG GCTCCGGCCATTGGATGTTGAATTCATGAAGGCCCTGCATCAGCGGGTCAACATTGTGCCTATCTTGGCTAAGGCAGACACACTGACGCCTCCTGAAGTGGACCGAAAGAAATGCAAA ATCCGGGAGGAGATTGAGCACTTTGGAATCAAGATCTATCAGTTCCCAGATTGTGATTCAGATGAGGACGAGGACTTCAAATTACAGGACCAAGCCCTAAAG GAAAGCATCCCATTTGCGGTGATTGGCAGCAACACTGTGGTAGAAGCCAGGGGGCGGAGAGTTCGAGGCCGCCTCTACCCGTGGGGCATCGTGGAAG TGGAAAACCCAAGTCACTGCGACTTTGTCAAGCTGAGGACAATGCTGGTGCGTACCCACATGCAGGACCTAAAGGATGTGACCCGAGAGACACACTATGAGAACTACAGGGCACAGTGCATCCAGAGCATGACCCGGCTAGTAGTGAAGGAACGGAATCGCAA GGACAGATCCAGAAACTGA
- the Septin4 gene encoding septin-4 isoform X2, with the protein MIKHFLEDSSDDAELSKFVKDFPGSEPYHSAESKTRVARPQILEPRPQSPDLCDDDVEFRGSLWPQTSDSQQYFSAPAPLSPSARPRSPWGKLDPYDSSEDDKEYVGFATLPNQVHRKSVKKGFDFTLMVAGESGLGKSTLVNSLFLTDLYRDRKLLGAEERIMQTVEITKHAVDIEEKGVRLRLTIVDTPGFGDAVNNTECWKPVAEYIDQQFEQYFRDESGLNRKNIQDNRVHCCLYFISPFGHGLRPLDVEFMKALHQRVNIVPILAKADTLTPPEVDRKKCKIREEIEHFGIKIYQFPDCDSDEDEDFKLQDQALKESIPFAVIGSNTVVEARGRRVRGRLYPWGIVEVENPSHCDFVKLRTMLVRTHMQDLKDVTRETHYENYRAQCIQSMTRLVVKERNRNKLTRESGTDFPIPAVPPGTDPETEKLIREKDEELRRMQEMLHKIQRQMKETH; encoded by the exons ATCAAGCACTTCCTGGAGGACAGCAGTGATGATGCTGAGCTGAGCAAGTTCGTGAAGGATTTCCCAGGAAGCGAACCCTACCACTCAGCGGAGTCCAAGACAAGGGTGGCCAGGCCCCAGATCTTGGAGCCAAGGCCCCAGAGCCCAGACCTCTGTGATGATGACGTGGAGTTTAGAGGCTCCTTGTGGCCCCAGACCTCTGACAGTCAGCAGTACTTCAGTGCCCCAGCCCCTCTCAGCCCTTCCGCCAGGCCCCGCAGTCCATGGGGCAAGCTTGATCCTTATGATTCCTCTGAG GATGACAAGGAGTATGTGGGCTTTGCAACCCTCCCCAATCAAGTCCACAGGAAGTCTGTGAAGAAAGGCTTCGACTTCACACTCATGGTGGCAG GAGAATCTGGTCTGGGTAAATCCACTCTTGTCAACAGCCTCTTCCTCACTGATTTGTACCGGGATCGGAAACTGCTCGGCGCTGAAG AGCGGATCATGCAAACCGTGGAGATTACTAAGCATGCGGTGGATATAGAAGAGAAGGGAGTGAGGCTGCGGCTCACCATTGTGGACACTCCGGGGTTTGGGGATGCAGTCAACAACACAGAGTG CTGGAAGCCTGTGGCCGAATACATCGACCAGCAATTTGAGCAGTATTTCCGAGATGAGAGTGGCCTGAATCGCAAGAACATCCAAGACAACAGGGTGCACTGCTGCCTGTACTTCATCTCACCGTTTGGCCATGG GCTCCGGCCATTGGATGTTGAATTCATGAAGGCCCTGCATCAGCGGGTCAACATTGTGCCTATCTTGGCTAAGGCAGACACACTGACGCCTCCTGAAGTGGACCGAAAGAAATGCAAA ATCCGGGAGGAGATTGAGCACTTTGGAATCAAGATCTATCAGTTCCCAGATTGTGATTCAGATGAGGACGAGGACTTCAAATTACAGGACCAAGCCCTAAAG GAAAGCATCCCATTTGCGGTGATTGGCAGCAACACTGTGGTAGAAGCCAGGGGGCGGAGAGTTCGAGGCCGCCTCTACCCGTGGGGCATCGTGGAAG TGGAAAACCCAAGTCACTGCGACTTTGTCAAGCTGAGGACAATGCTGGTGCGTACCCACATGCAGGACCTAAAGGATGTGACCCGAGAGACACACTATGAGAACTACAGGGCACAGTGCATCCAGAGCATGACCCGGCTAGTAGTGAAGGAACGGAATCGCAA cAAACTGACAAGAGAGAGTGGTACTGACTTCCCTATCCCTGCTGTCCCACCAGGGACAGATCCAGAAACTGAGAAGCTAATCCGGGAGAAAGATGAAGAG CTGCGGCGGATGCAGGAGATGCTACACAAAATCCAAAGACAGATGAAGGAGACTCACTAA
- the Septin4 gene encoding septin-4 isoform X4 — protein MDDKEYVGFATLPNQVHRKSVKKGFDFTLMVAGESGLGKSTLVNSLFLTDLYRDRKLLGAEERIMQTVEITKHAVDIEEKGVRLRLTIVDTPGFGDAVNNTECWKPVAEYIDQQFEQYFRDESGLNRKNIQDNRVHCCLYFISPFGHGLRPLDVEFMKALHQRVNIVPILAKADTLTPPEVDRKKCKIREEIEHFGIKIYQFPDCDSDEDEDFKLQDQALKESIPFAVIGSNTVVEARGRRVRGRLYPWGIVEVENPSHCDFVKLRTMLVRTHMQDLKDVTRETHYENYRAQCIQSMTRLVVKERNRNKLTRESGTDFPIPAVPPGTDPETEKLIREKDEELRRMQEMLHKIQRQMKETH, from the exons GATGACAAGGAGTATGTGGGCTTTGCAACCCTCCCCAATCAAGTCCACAGGAAGTCTGTGAAGAAAGGCTTCGACTTCACACTCATGGTGGCAG GAGAATCTGGTCTGGGTAAATCCACTCTTGTCAACAGCCTCTTCCTCACTGATTTGTACCGGGATCGGAAACTGCTCGGCGCTGAAG AGCGGATCATGCAAACCGTGGAGATTACTAAGCATGCGGTGGATATAGAAGAGAAGGGAGTGAGGCTGCGGCTCACCATTGTGGACACTCCGGGGTTTGGGGATGCAGTCAACAACACAGAGTG CTGGAAGCCTGTGGCCGAATACATCGACCAGCAATTTGAGCAGTATTTCCGAGATGAGAGTGGCCTGAATCGCAAGAACATCCAAGACAACAGGGTGCACTGCTGCCTGTACTTCATCTCACCGTTTGGCCATGG GCTCCGGCCATTGGATGTTGAATTCATGAAGGCCCTGCATCAGCGGGTCAACATTGTGCCTATCTTGGCTAAGGCAGACACACTGACGCCTCCTGAAGTGGACCGAAAGAAATGCAAA ATCCGGGAGGAGATTGAGCACTTTGGAATCAAGATCTATCAGTTCCCAGATTGTGATTCAGATGAGGACGAGGACTTCAAATTACAGGACCAAGCCCTAAAG GAAAGCATCCCATTTGCGGTGATTGGCAGCAACACTGTGGTAGAAGCCAGGGGGCGGAGAGTTCGAGGCCGCCTCTACCCGTGGGGCATCGTGGAAG TGGAAAACCCAAGTCACTGCGACTTTGTCAAGCTGAGGACAATGCTGGTGCGTACCCACATGCAGGACCTAAAGGATGTGACCCGAGAGACACACTATGAGAACTACAGGGCACAGTGCATCCAGAGCATGACCCGGCTAGTAGTGAAGGAACGGAATCGCAA cAAACTGACAAGAGAGAGTGGTACTGACTTCCCTATCCCTGCTGTCCCACCAGGGACAGATCCAGAAACTGAGAAGCTAATCCGGGAGAAAGATGAAGAG CTGCGGCGGATGCAGGAGATGCTACACAAAATCCAAAGACAGATGAAGGAGACTCACTAA